A window from Leuconostoc mesenteroides subsp. mesenteroides encodes these proteins:
- a CDS encoding IMP dehydrogenase produces MSENTEFIGLGYDQVLLVPGASNVLPYSVTLRTQLSENFKLNIPLISEAFGPETDTRVAPTALNGGLGVVAEQEDLSKQVASLQQIKETLVDTEKYPNALVDSQNRLRVAAEVWLVEGAEARVAALVTAGADAIFFYLHEALAKNTRDLIKQIRQAYPELFIAVGVVENQSIAAALYEAGADTILAGRSVESSLPNDITYPFLTVTMNIADVAAAYDNKSVIAVGGIHYSGDVVKAIAAGADATMVSDLLKGSVLESDGSFKEGDMSIDDAIFQTDGGLRAGMGYTGSQTIESLKLNAKIVQITDNGLRESHPHDVEITKQAPNYAKG; encoded by the coding sequence ATGTCTGAAAATACAGAGTTCATAGGTCTTGGCTACGATCAAGTTTTGTTAGTACCAGGAGCCTCAAATGTTTTACCATATAGTGTTACCTTACGTACACAACTGTCAGAAAATTTTAAATTAAATATACCGCTTATTTCAGAGGCCTTTGGTCCGGAAACAGATACACGTGTTGCACCCACAGCTTTGAATGGTGGGTTAGGTGTTGTTGCTGAGCAAGAAGATTTGTCAAAACAAGTGGCTAGTTTACAACAAATTAAGGAAACACTCGTTGACACCGAAAAATATCCTAATGCTTTGGTTGATTCACAGAATCGTTTACGTGTAGCAGCTGAAGTATGGTTAGTAGAAGGTGCAGAAGCTCGTGTTGCTGCATTGGTTACTGCAGGAGCAGATGCTATATTCTTTTATTTGCATGAAGCACTGGCTAAAAATACACGTGATCTTATCAAGCAAATACGACAAGCATATCCAGAGTTGTTCATCGCTGTTGGTGTTGTTGAAAATCAAAGCATTGCTGCTGCATTATATGAAGCAGGAGCGGATACAATACTTGCAGGACGTTCAGTTGAATCATCATTACCAAACGACATTACCTACCCATTCTTAACAGTCACAATGAACATTGCAGATGTGGCAGCTGCTTATGACAATAAATCAGTCATTGCTGTTGGTGGTATTCATTATTCGGGTGACGTTGTTAAAGCGATTGCGGCTGGTGCAGATGCAACAATGGTATCAGATCTATTAAAAGGATCAGTATTGGAATCTGACGGTTCGTTTAAAGAAGGAGACATGTCAATTGATGATGCAATCTTTCAAACTGATGGTGGATTACGCGCCGGAATGGGTTATACGGGTTCACAAACAATTGAAAGCCTAAAATTGAATGCTAAGATTGTTCAAATAACAGATAATGGTTTGCGTGAATCACATCCGCATGATGTTGAAATTACTAAACAAGCGCCTAACTACGCGAAAGGATAA
- the guaA gene encoding glutamine-hydrolyzing GMP synthase, with the protein MVDKLDKVLVLDYGSQYNQLITRRIREMGVFSELKSRNMTAEEIKSYNPKAIILSGGPKSVYEENAFTIDSEIFNLDIPVLGVCYGMQLMAQELGGKVEANPGNGEFGQTVLQQTEAAGRLLADTPASQTVLMSHSDNVIELPEGFKVIGGSDKTPIAAIANEERRLYGVQFHAETTLSENGKQILTNFVKNIAEAESNWDMSGFIDEQIQKIRETVGDKKVLLGLSGGVDSSVVGVLLHRAIGDQLTSIFVDHGLLRKNEADQVMTMLGGKFGLNIIKVDAQERFLDKLAGVSEPEQKRKIIGNEFIQVFNDEAKKLDGIEFLAQGTLYTDVIESGTDTAQTIKSHHNVGGLPEDMQFQLIEPLNTLFKDEVRELGEKLNMPHEMVWRQPFPGPGLGIRILGDITEDKLEIVRDSDWILRDEIAKAGLEGDIWQYFTVLTGVRSVGVMGDYRTYDYTIAIRAITSVDGMTADFARIPWELLQKISARIVNEVGHINRVVYDITAKPPATVEWE; encoded by the coding sequence ATGGTTGACAAACTTGATAAAGTCTTAGTTTTAGACTATGGAAGCCAATATAATCAATTAATCACACGACGTATACGTGAAATGGGTGTGTTCTCAGAACTTAAATCACGTAATATGACTGCCGAAGAAATCAAGTCTTATAATCCTAAGGCTATCATCTTGTCTGGTGGTCCTAAGTCGGTTTATGAGGAAAATGCTTTTACCATTGATAGTGAGATATTCAATTTAGATATTCCAGTGTTGGGTGTATGCTATGGTATGCAACTAATGGCGCAAGAGTTGGGCGGCAAAGTTGAAGCTAATCCAGGTAACGGTGAATTTGGACAAACCGTCTTACAACAAACTGAGGCTGCTGGACGATTATTAGCTGATACACCAGCATCACAAACGGTTTTGATGAGCCATTCAGATAATGTCATTGAATTACCTGAAGGGTTTAAAGTAATTGGCGGCTCAGATAAAACACCAATCGCTGCTATTGCTAACGAAGAGCGTCGCTTGTATGGCGTTCAGTTCCACGCAGAAACGACCTTGTCAGAAAATGGTAAGCAAATTTTAACCAATTTTGTTAAAAATATTGCTGAAGCAGAATCTAACTGGGACATGAGTGGATTTATTGATGAACAAATTCAAAAAATTCGCGAAACTGTAGGTGACAAAAAGGTACTGCTTGGACTATCGGGCGGTGTTGATTCATCCGTTGTCGGTGTTTTGTTGCACCGCGCGATAGGTGACCAATTGACATCTATATTTGTGGATCATGGTTTGCTCCGTAAAAACGAAGCAGACCAAGTAATGACAATGTTAGGTGGTAAGTTTGGATTAAACATCATCAAAGTTGATGCCCAAGAACGTTTTTTGGATAAATTGGCTGGTGTTTCGGAGCCTGAACAAAAGCGAAAGATTATTGGAAATGAGTTTATCCAAGTTTTCAATGACGAGGCTAAAAAATTAGACGGTATTGAATTCTTAGCACAAGGCACGCTATATACTGATGTGATTGAATCTGGTACCGATACGGCGCAAACAATTAAGTCACATCATAACGTTGGTGGTTTACCAGAAGATATGCAATTCCAGCTAATTGAGCCACTTAACACATTGTTTAAGGATGAGGTTCGTGAACTAGGCGAAAAGTTGAATATGCCACATGAAATGGTCTGGCGCCAACCATTCCCTGGTCCAGGATTAGGTATTCGTATCCTAGGAGATATCACTGAAGATAAGTTAGAAATCGTACGTGATTCTGATTGGATTTTGCGTGATGAAATTGCTAAAGCTGGTCTAGAAGGAGACATATGGCAATACTTTACAGTATTGACTGGTGTCCGTTCAGTTGGTGTCATGGGTGATTATCGTACTTACGATTATACGATAGCAATCCGTGCCATTACTTCTGTCGATGGTATGACAGCTGATTTTGCACGTATACCTTGGGAATTATTGCAAAAAATATCGGCTCGTATTGTCAATGAAGTTGGTCATATTAACCGCGTCGTGTATGATATTACGGCTAAGCCACCGGCGACTGTTGAGTGGGAATAG
- a CDS encoding cell division protein FtsK, whose protein sequence is MKRSKIKTSRYLRGQLLLMLESLLLVLVTGIFLLNKFLSFDISATIFDSIICLFFTILLSSIVLWGYRNHLFKGVKYAFRHYIICLSIRRSLIDSDYFVIRQFFENDVIKLPKISLLFEDNYQRAILLIENRVNYIHRLDNVQLSSALKSFVVENSYLTKNENYYCFELFDSQFERRLTFDSVADMYAFSSHISNTELFIDKITQVPLHHSLIVGQTGSGKTYGVYSFLLQMLNKPINYHLFLADPKGSSLSVIGDILNQKCTAEDVDEIINLLRQFNNKMEYRKSKLKAKLPSKLEASYIDFGFPPYVFIFDEYAAFQSVVQTMDKKHRDEVNKLISQVVLQGRQLGFFLFIVMQKSDSSSLPTMIRDNLPLKIVLGNAEQQTYVTAFGTGVEIPNYNFRIGEGVFTYPGIANNPKICAFSNLNFDINDAFQSKRGLCNNPRSMKKRG, encoded by the coding sequence GTGAAACGAAGTAAAATAAAAACGTCGCGTTATTTGCGTGGACAACTTTTGCTGATGTTGGAATCCTTGTTACTAGTACTTGTAACAGGGATTTTCCTTTTAAACAAGTTCTTGTCGTTTGATATATCAGCGACCATATTTGACAGTATTATTTGTTTATTCTTTACTATTCTGCTATCTTCAATCGTACTTTGGGGATATCGAAACCATCTTTTTAAAGGCGTCAAATATGCTTTTAGACACTACATAATTTGTTTATCTATTAGGCGTTCTTTAATTGACTCTGATTATTTTGTTATACGTCAATTTTTTGAGAATGATGTAATTAAATTGCCAAAAATTAGTTTGTTGTTCGAAGATAACTATCAACGAGCGATACTGTTAATTGAAAACAGAGTAAATTATATACATCGGTTGGATAATGTTCAGTTGTCAAGTGCTTTGAAAAGTTTTGTTGTTGAAAACTCGTATTTAACAAAAAACGAAAACTATTATTGCTTTGAGTTATTTGATAGTCAATTTGAACGACGGTTAACTTTTGATTCTGTTGCGGATATGTATGCTTTCAGTTCTCATATCAGTAATACCGAATTATTCATTGATAAAATTACACAAGTTCCATTACATCATTCGCTAATAGTTGGTCAAACTGGCTCAGGGAAAACATATGGAGTTTATTCATTCTTGCTCCAGATGCTCAATAAGCCGATAAATTATCATCTATTTTTAGCTGATCCAAAAGGGTCAAGTCTTTCAGTTATTGGAGATATTTTAAATCAAAAATGTACTGCGGAAGATGTTGACGAAATTATTAACTTGTTACGTCAGTTTAACAATAAAATGGAATATCGAAAATCTAAGTTGAAGGCTAAGTTACCTTCAAAACTAGAAGCTTCATATATAGATTTTGGATTTCCTCCATATGTGTTTATATTTGATGAGTATGCTGCTTTTCAAAGTGTAGTTCAGACAATGGACAAAAAGCATCGTGATGAAGTAAATAAGTTAATCTCTCAAGTTGTTCTTCAAGGACGTCAACTAGGTTTCTTTCTTTTTATTGTGATGCAAAAGAGTGATAGTAGTTCTTTGCCTACGATGATTCGAGACAATTTGCCATTGAAGATTGTTTTGGGCAATGCTGAACAACAAACTTACGTGACGGCTTTTGGAACAGGCGTAGAAATTCCAAACTATAATTTTCGTATTGGGGAAGGTGTGTTCACTTATCCGGGCATTGCTAACAATCCCAAAATTTGTGCATTTAGTAATCTTAATTTTGATATTAATGATGCTTTTCAGTCCAAGCGGGGGTTATGTAATAACCCCCGCTCCATGAAAAAAAGAGGTTGA
- a CDS encoding helix-turn-helix domain-containing protein, with the protein MRIDIFGERLKAARKSKNITQLELSRHLDLSKATVSAYEQSASYPSVETLVKICDTLGVSADYLLGLSDNLTFKLGGLTAEQSSSILQFIATIEKSNKNIDKQ; encoded by the coding sequence ATGCGAATAGATATTTTTGGTGAAAGACTTAAAGCCGCTAGAAAATCAAAAAATATTACACAGCTTGAGTTGTCAAGACACTTAGACCTTAGTAAAGCTACTGTTTCAGCTTATGAACAATCGGCATCCTATCCCTCTGTAGAGACCCTCGTTAAGATTTGTGATACTTTGGGTGTTTCTGCTGACTATCTTTTGGGTCTTTCAGACAACTTAACTTTCAAACTTGGAGGTTTAACAGCTGAACAAAGCAGTAGCATTTTACAGTTCATTGCTACAATTGAAAAGTCCAATAAAAATATTGATAAGCAGTAA
- a CDS encoding ImmA/IrrE family metallo-endopeptidase: MFNGNRLKEARNFCRLSITELASKIGVTKQMISKYETGKSEPSSETMFKIIQSLKFPNSFFVTDDSKITISNNETFFRSRFTATQKQKSPTETIKNVAYMYRDFLEDYIDFPTTKKIKLDEGVDAELASELLRSEWALDQLPIYNMVNLLEVKGFVIATIPDYLDKVDAFSGLEVINGKEYYIIFIDKKNTNFFRNQFTVAHELGHYILHSENIDPLELNHEEYKQMEQEANDFASAFLMPALEFSKDVEVLGYVRSVDQLIHLKTKYHVSLGAIIMRIKKLKLWGLDDVVRLQKQMSSKGYRKQEPLDKDRELALPQSLWEGSELLVKNNVVEASSIADMINNKFKKEYPTNLIENVVNLPDGYLNKGESMQDKLSLKKLIDVM, translated from the coding sequence ATGTTTAATGGGAATCGTTTGAAGGAAGCTAGAAATTTTTGTAGATTATCTATAACTGAGCTTGCAAGTAAAATAGGAGTAACAAAACAGATGATTTCGAAATATGAAACGGGAAAATCTGAGCCTAGTTCTGAAACAATGTTCAAAATTATTCAATCATTGAAATTTCCAAATAGTTTTTTTGTTACGGATGATTCTAAGATTACTATCTCAAACAATGAAACCTTTTTTCGCTCCAGATTTACTGCCACACAAAAACAAAAGTCACCAACTGAAACAATCAAGAACGTTGCATATATGTATCGCGATTTTTTGGAAGATTATATTGATTTTCCTACAACAAAAAAAATTAAGCTTGATGAAGGTGTGGACGCTGAGTTAGCTTCTGAATTATTAAGAAGTGAATGGGCACTAGATCAATTGCCTATTTATAACATGGTAAATTTACTTGAAGTGAAAGGATTTGTAATAGCAACTATTCCGGATTATTTGGACAAAGTAGATGCTTTTAGCGGACTTGAAGTAATAAATGGAAAAGAATATTATATTATATTTATTGACAAAAAGAACACAAACTTCTTTCGTAACCAATTTACGGTAGCGCATGAATTAGGGCATTACATTTTGCATTCAGAAAATATCGACCCTTTGGAATTAAATCATGAAGAGTATAAACAAATGGAGCAAGAAGCAAATGATTTTGCTTCAGCATTTTTAATGCCTGCTTTGGAATTTAGTAAAGACGTAGAGGTTTTAGGCTATGTCAGAAGTGTAGATCAATTAATTCATTTAAAAACTAAATATCATGTTTCCCTTGGTGCTATTATAATGCGTATAAAAAAGTTAAAACTTTGGGGATTAGATGATGTTGTTCGCTTGCAAAAACAAATGAGTTCAAAGGGTTACAGAAAACAAGAACCGTTGGATAAAGATAGAGAATTGGCTTTGCCTCAGAGTTTGTGGGAAGGTTCAGAATTATTGGTAAAAAATAATGTTGTTGAAGCTAGTAGTATAGCCGATATGATTAATAATAAATTCAAAAAAGAGTATCCAACGAATTTAATAGAAAATGTAGTTAATCTTCCTGATGGATATTTAAATAAAGGAGAATCAATGCAAGATAAACTAAGCTTGAAAAAGCTAATTGATGTTATGTGA